Sequence from the Natronomonas marina genome:
AGGCGCTTTCGGCGGCGGCCGGCGAGGGCTTTTCGACCGCGACCGGCGTGGCCGACCTGCTGGCGATGGCCGGCGTGCCGTTCCGGACGGCCCACGAGGTGGTCGCCCGCGCCGCCGAGGAGGGGAGCGACTACGCGGCGTGCGAGGCCGCTGCCGAGGCGGTGCTCTCGGAGTCGCTCGACGCCTACGTCGACCGCGAGGCCGTCGAGGCGGCCTTGGACCCCGAGACGAGCGTCGCCTCCCGGGACTCGGTCGGCGGTCCCGCGCCCGCGGCCGTCGAGAACGCGCTGGCCGAGGCCCGCGACGACATCGACGCCGACGCCGCCGCCGTCGAGTCCCGCCGTGCGGACCTCGCGGCGGCCGAGAACGGCCTCGAGGCGGAGGTGGCGACGTATGTCTGAGCGACGACCGACGGACGAGACGGTGGCGGGCGGCCCACAGTGCGTCGCCTTCCCGCGGGACCCGCCGCGCCGCGGGCCGCCGCCGTCCCCTGCCGGGGACGTACTACCAGAATACTGATACCAAATTCAGTTTGGGCGGTAATTGTGCGCTCTGACGCCGTTAGAGTGAGGTATATGTCGTTACTTTATTCTGATAGGTCCGAAGGGCTTAAGTGCGTCCCGGGCCGAGTGGGGGGTACGATGACGGAATGTCCCGAGTGCGGGGCCGACCTGGACCTGCACGACGACCTGGAGGTCGGAGAGATAGTCGACTGTGCCACCTGCGGTGCCGAACTCGAAGTCGTGGGCGAAGACCCCGTCGACCTCGATACGGCGCCCGAACTCGAAGAGGACTGGGGGGAGTAGGGCCGTGTACGTCGGCACCGCCCGCCGGACGACCGCAGCGTCGCGCGAGGGGTCCGCATGAACGTCGGAATCCTCTACTCGCGCATCCGCCGCGACGAGAAGCTCCTGTTGAGCGAACTCCGGGACCGCGGCCACGAGGTGACGAAGATCGACGTCCGCAAGGAGCGGTTCGGCGTCCACGAGCCGCCGGCGGCCTTCGACGGCGTCGACATCGTCGTCGACCGCTGTCTCGCGACCAGCCGGTCGCGGTACATCACCCGGTTCGTCGACGCCTACGACGTCCCGGTGGTCAACGACCCGGAGACGGCGGCGGTCTGTGCCGACAAGGCGCACAACAGTCTCGTGCTGGCCGAGGAGGGGATTCCGACGCCGGCGACCGAGGTCGCCTTCACCAAGGAGTCGGCGCTGGAGTCAATCGAGGAGTTCGGCTACCCCTGCGTGCTCAAGCCGGTCGTCGGCTCGTGGGGTCGGTTGATGGCGAAAATCGACTCCCGCTCGGCTGCCGAGGCAATCCTCGAGCACAAGGAGACGCTGGGCCACTACGAGCACAAGGTGTTCTACATTCAGGAGTTCGTCGAGAAGCCGGGCCGCGACATCCGCGTCGTCGCCACGGACGGCGAGCCGGTCGCCGCGATGGCCCGCTCCTCGGAGCACTGGCTGACGAACGCCGCCCAGGGTGCCGAGACCGAGGAAATCGAGGTGACGCCGGCGATGGCCGACCTCGTCGAGCGCGCCTCCGACGCCGTCGGCGGCGGCCTGCTCGGCGTCGACCTCATGGAAGTCGGCGGGGCCGACTCCGGCGAGTACACCGTCCACGAGGTCAATCACACCGTCGAGTTCAAGGCGCTCAACGAGGTGACTGACGTGGATGTCCCCGCCGCCGTCGTCGACTGGCTCGAGGCGACGGTGCAGGGCGTCGAGGTGACCGCATGAAAACGGCCAGCGTCGTCGGGGCGAGCGGCTTCACCGGCGGGGAACTGCTCCGCCTGCTGGAAAGCCACCCCGAGTTCGAGGTGGTCCAGGCGACCTCTCGCAGTTACGAGAACAAGACGGTGGGGTCGGTCCACCCGAACCTGCGGGGGATGGGCCTCCGCTTCTCCGACCCGGGGGACCTCGAATCCGTGGACGTCCTCTTTGCGTGTACGCCCCACGGCGTCTCGATGGAACACATCGACGCCTATCGGGAGGCGGCCGACACGGTCGTCGACCTCAGCGCGGACTTCCGGCTGGACAGCGAGGCCCAGTACGAGGAGTACTACGACGGCCACGACCGGCCGGAACTGCTCGCCGACGCGGAGTACGCGCTGCCCGAACTCAACCGCGAGAACCTCCGCGGCGCCGACATCGTCGCCTCGGGCGGCTGTAACGCCACGGCCGCCATCCTCGGGCTGAAGCCGCTGTTCGACGACGGCATCCTGGGCGGCGACGAGCGAATCGTCGTCGACGTGAAGGTCGGCTCCTCGGAGGGCGGCGCCGGCGGCGGCGAGGCCTCCTCGCATCCCGAGCGGTCCGGCGTCGTCCGGCCCTACGCGCCGACGGGCCACCGCCACGAGGCCGAAATCGAGCAGTTCCTCGGCACCTCGGTGTCGTTCACCGCCCACGCGGTCGACATGACCCGCGGCGCGTCGGCGACCTGTCACGTCTACCCCGACTCGCCCGTCTCGAAGGGCGACCTCTGGGGTGCGTTCCGCGAAAGTTACGAGGACGAGCCGTTCGTCCGGCTCGTGGCCGGCGGGTCCGGCGTCTACCGCTACCCCGAGCCGAAGGCCGTCGCCGGCTCGAACTACGCGGAGGTCGGCTTCGAACTCGACCCCGGGAACCGGCGCGTGGTCGTCTTCTCGGCCATCGACAACATGATGAAGGGGTCGGCGGGCCAGGCGGTCCACGCCGCCAACGTCGCCCTGGGCTTCGAGGAGACCGCTGGCCTGGAGTTCACCGGTCTGCATCCGGTGGGGGCGCCCTGACATGGCCGACGGCGACCCCGTCGTCGTCAAGATCGGCGGCGCCCGCGCGGTCGACCCCGGGGGCGCGCTGGCCGATGTCGCCGCCACGGTCGAGGAGGGTATCGACGTCGTCGTCGTCCACGGCGGTTCGACGGCGGTCGACGACGCCCTCGAGCGGATGGGCATGGAACCGGAGTACGTCGAGACGCCGTCGGGCGTCGTCGGCCGGTTCACCGACGCCGAGACGATGGACGTGTTCAAGATGGCGATGGCGGGGCTGGTGAACACCGACCTCGTGACCGGCCTGCGGAACGAGGGGTGCGACGCCGTCGGACTGTCCGGCGTCGACGGCGGCCTCCTCACCGGTTCCCGGAAGTCGGCGGTCCGTGTCGTGGAGGACGGCAAGAAGAAGATACGCCGCGGCGACCACTCCGGGAGGATCGAGGACGTGAACGGCGAGTTGCTGGAGACGCTGCTCGAAGACGGCTACACGCCCGTCGCCTCGCCGCCGATGCTGGCCGAGGACGGCGTGGCGGTCAACACCGACGCCGACCGCGCCTCGGCGGCCGTCGCGGCCGAACTCGGCGGGACGCTCGTCTCGCTGACCGACGTCGCCGGCGTCTACCGGAATCCCGACGACCCCGCGACGCTCATCGAACGGGTCGCGACGCCCGACGAGTACGAGGAACTGCAGGACGCCGCCGAGGGATTCATGGGTCGGAAGGTGATGGCCGCCGAGGAGGCGCTGGCCGGCGGCGCAAGCGAGGTGGTCGTCGCCGACGCCAACGCCGACTCCCCCGTCCGGTCGGCGCTGGAGGGGGGCGGCACCCACATCCTCCCCGCCGCACTCGGAGGTGCCGAGTGATGACCATTATCACCGGCGCGATTTCCATACAACACGACACCGAAGCGGCCGGTTTTGATACAGCACAGACTGCCAGGCAGCCGAGAGCGACAGCCGACACCACTCTCACTCCCCTGGCGGACTGGAAGGGCGAGCGCTCTCGTCGTGTCCCCGGCGAAGCAAGCCGCGAGGGACCGGAGGTCCCTCGGCCCGCTCGCGCGGCGCAGCAGCGCGAGGACACCGGAGCGAACGGAGTGAGCGAGGAGCACAGCGAGGCGTGCGCGGCCGACCGGAGGGAGGCCGCGAAGGGCGAGCGGCGCAGCCGCGAGCCGCGGGCACACGAGAGCGCGAGGGCTTCCGAGGTGTCTGCGGTAGTCGAGGCGACGGAAAACATCAGGTATTCGCCGAATTTTCAACATACGTCGTACCAATGAGCGGATTCGTCTTCTCCGAGAAACCCATCGGCATCGACCGTGGCGAGGGGGTCCACCTCTACGACACGAACGGCGACGAGTACCTGGACTTCGGCGCCAGTTACGCCTGCGCGCCGGTCGGCCACTGCCACCCCGAGGTGGTCGATGCGACGACCGCCCAAATCGAGAAACTGCTGTACGTCCAGGCGTCGTACCCGAACGCGCCCCGGACGGCGCTGTACGAGCAGTTGGCCGACCTCGCGCCGGGCGACATCGACAACGTCTGGCTCTGTAACTCCGGGACGGAGGCCAACGAGGCGGCGCTGAAGTTCGCCCGCCACGCGACCGGCCGTTCGAAGATAATCGCGACGATGCAGGGGTTCCACGGCCGGACGATGGGGTCGCTGGCGACGACGTGGAAGAAGCAGTACAAGCAGGGCTTCGAGCCGCTGGCCGGCGGCGTCGAGTTCGTCCCCTACGGCGATAGCGAGGCCATGCGGGAGGCCGTCGACGAGGAGACGGCCGCGGTCATCGTCGAACCGCTGCAGGGGGAGGGCGGCATCAACCCCGCCTCGACGGCGTACCTGCGGACGGTCCGGGAGGCGACCGAGGCGGCCGGCGCCGCGATGATACTCGACGAGATACAGACGGGTCTCGGCCGGACCGGGACGCTGTGGGCCGCCGACGGCCACGGCGTCGTCCCCGACGTCCTGACGACGGCGAAGGGGCTCGGTAGCGGCCTGCCGGTCGGTGCGACGCTGGTCCGCGAGTGGATCGCCGAGGACGCCGGCAACCACGGCTCGACGTTCTCGGGCGGGCCGGTGGTCTCGGCGGCCGCGGGCGCGACGCTTTCCGTCATCACGCGGGAAGATCTGCCGTCCCACGCCGCCGCGGTGGGCGAGTACCTCGTCGAACAACTGCGCGACGCCCTGGGGGAGTCGGTCCGGGAGGTCCGCGGCGAGGGGCTGATGGTCGGCGTCGAGGTGAAACGGGGGGCCAACCCCATCCTGCGGGACCTCGCCGTCGAGCACGGCATCCTCGCGCTGCCCGCCGGTCGCAGCGTCGTCAGACTGCTGCCGCCGCTGACCGTCGAGCGCGAGCACGCCGACGAGGTCGTCGACGCCCTGGAGGCGATCGTCGCGTGAGCGAGACGACCGACCGCCTGGCGGCCGACGAGGAGGCCCGCGCGTTGCTGGAGACGCTCGTGTCCATCCCGTCGCCGACGCCCGAGGAAGACGAGTGCGCCGCGGCGCTCGTGGCCTTCTTCGAGGACCACGGCCGGGAGGTCTACCGCGACGAGGTCGGCAACGTCCGGGCGCCCGCTGACGACTCGGTGCTGTACACCTCCCACATCGACACGGTGCCGGGCGAGATTCCCGTCCGGGTGGAGGACGGCGAGGACGGTCCCGTCCTGTGGGGACGGGGCTCGGTCGACGCGAAGGGTCCGCTCGCGGCGCTTGCGGTCGCGGCTGTCCGCACCGGCGTCTCCTTCGTCGGCGTCGTCGGCGAGGAGACGACCTCCCGTGGCGCCCGCCACCTCGTCGACGACCGCGAGGCGCCCGACGCCGTCGTCAACGGCGAACCGTCGGGCTGGGACGGCATCACGCTCGGCTACCGGGGCATCCTCCAGGGCACCTACGTCGCCACCTCGGAGTCGGGCCACACCTCCCGCCCGGAGAACAACGCCATCCAGGACGCTATCGCGTGGTGGTCGGCCGTCGAGGAACGGTTCGCCGCGGAGGACTACGAACCCGTCTTCGAGCAGGTGACGCCCAAGCCCGTCGCCGTCGAGGGCGGCGTCAGCGAGGACGGTCTCGCCGTCGAGACGACGATGGAGGTCCAGTTGCGGGTGCCGCCCGCCCACTCGACGGAGGAGGTCCGGGAACTGGCGGACGGCGAACTGGGCGCCGGTACGGTTAACTGGACGGACGCGGTGGAACCGACGATGCAGAGTCCCAGAACGCCGGTCGCGCGGGCGTTCCGCGCCGCGATTCGGGAGGCGGGCGGCGACCCGCGTCTGCTCCGGAAGACCGGCACGGCCGACATGAACCTCTATGCGGGCTCCTGGGACTGCCCGATGGCGACGTACGGTCCCGGCGACTCCGCGCTGGACCACGCGCCGGACGAACGGCTCGCGCTGGGCGAACTCGACCGCGCGGTGGCGGTCCTGGAGGCCGTCGCGGAGGACCTGCAATGAACTTCCTGACCATCGACGACCTGACCGCGGCGGAACTGGAGACGGTGTTGAGCCGTGCGGCCGACTACAAGAACGGCGAGACGCCGAAGGCGATGGCCGACGGGACGCTCGGGATGATATTCGAGAAGCCCTCGACGCGGACCCGGGTCTCCTTCGAGACGGGCGCGACCCAGCTGGGCGGCCACGCCATCTTCCTCGGGCCCGACGACGTCCACCTCGGACACGGCGAGCCGATCAAGGACACTGCGCGGGCGGTTTCGCGGTACGTCGACGTCGTCATGGCCCGGCTGTTCGACCACGCCGACGTCGTCGAGTTGGGCGAGTACGCGACGGTGCCGGTGGTCAACGGCCTGACGGACGACGCCCACCCGTGTCAGACGCTGGCGGATCTGCTGACGATACGGGAGCGGTTCGGCGGCTTCGACGCCGACGTCGCCTGGGTCGGCGACGGCAACAACGTCTGTCAGTCGCTGGTGCTCGGCGCGGCGATGGTCGGGCTCGATTTGACGGTCGCCACGCCCGCCGAGTACGCCGTCGACGACGAGGTGCTGGCTCGTGCCGCCGAACTCGGGGACGCGCCGGAGACGACGACCGACCCCGAGGCGGCCGCCGACGGCGCCGACGTCGTCTACACGGACGTGTGGGTCAGCATGGGCGAGGAATCCGAACGCGAGGCGAAACTCGACGTCTTCGAGGCGGGCGGCTTCCGACTCGACGAGGAACTGCTGGACGACCAGCTGGTGATGCACTGTCTGCCGGCCCACCGGGGCGAGGAGATAACGGACGCGGTGCTGGAGAGCGACCGCGCGGTCGTCTGGGACCAGGCCGAAAACAGACTCCACGCACAGAAGGCGCTTCTGACGTACCTGCTGGAGGGGTAGAGGTCGCGGTCCCGCCGCTGTCGACCCGGAGCGGCCGGCGACGGGGTTACCGTCCGGTATCGGGTGGATTTATCGCCCGCGGGACCTACCCGGCAGACATGGAAGCCGACCCGGATCCCTCGCGGTTCCGAGACCTCATGCTGGACTCCGAGCCGGGCTTCGAGGAGGTGCTCCGTTGTGTCTTCGGGATACAGGACCACGAAGCGCGTCTCTACGTGGAGCTACTCGAGGTCCCGGACAGCACCGTCGCGGAACTGGCCGACAGGGTCGACCGAGACCGGAGCAACGTCAACCGCGGGCTCGCCACGCTCCGGGAGAAGGGGCTTGCCGACAGACAGCGGCGCCTGCTCGACAGCGGCGGCCACGTCTACCAGTACCGCGCGACGCCGCCCGCGGAGGCCCGCGAGTTGATGCACGAGACGCTCAACGAGTGGGCCGCATACGTCCACGAGCGGATCGACGAGTTCCCCGGCCAGTAGCGTTCAGACCAGCGCCTCCAGTGAGACGGCGCCCGACGACTGAATCCAGGCGGTCGGCTCCTCGGTGTCGTAGATGACCACCTCGCCGCTCTCGAGGTGGAGTTCGGCCCAGCGGGTACTCGTCGTCTCGGGGCTGTCGCCGTCGTCTTGGAGTGGCGCTGGCATGGTTCGTTCCGGGCAGTATCGCCCTACAGACGTCGCTTGAGGAGGGTATGTGTTAAGTGTTACCGCCTGTCAGACATTCGGCTGACGGACGGCCGGCTTTGGAAGGCGTCAAGTGGGTCCCGGTCCTCGTGGCGGTATGAGCGGTCCAACGGTCGTCGAGGCCGGCGAACACGACACCGAGGAGCTACTGGAGCGTCTCCGCCAGCGGGAACGGCTCGTCGTGCGGACCGACGTACTCGGGAGTCCCGAGGAGATGACGCTGCGGTTCGATGGGGAGACGTACTACTGCGACACGCCGACGACCCTCCACAAGCACGACACCCCCGAGGAGATGGCCGAGTGCATGCGACACTACGGCTACGTCCGGGACGTCTGAACGGCCGCAAGTCCGGCGCCGACCGCCCCCTTTTTGCCCGCTCGCCGCCAGCATCGACCGATGGCCGAGCTAACGCTCCCCGACGCCCCGACGGAGCCGGCAGTCGCCGACGACGGGGTCTGGCTGCGCTGCATCGAGTGCGGCCACGACCACGCCCCCTTCGAGTCGGTCCGCTACACCTGCCAGGAGTGCGACGGCCTGCTGGAGGCTCGCTACGACACGTACCCCACCTTCGACGACTTCGAGGGATCGGGCGTCTGGCGGTACGACGCCGCCCTGCCCTTCGACTCGGGGGTAACCCTTCCCGAGGGCGACACGCCGCTGCACTACGTCCCCCGCCTCGAGGCGTCCGTCGGCGTCCGAAACCTCCGCGTCAAACACGAGGGGATGAACCCCACCGGCTCGTTCAAGGACCGCGGGATGACCGTCGGCGTCCGTGTCGCCCAGGAGCTGGGTGTCGACCGACTGGCCTGTGCCTCGACGGGCAACACGTCGGCGGCGCTGGCCGCCTACGGCGCCCGCGCCGGCCTGCAGACGCTCGTGTTGCTGCCCGAGGGGAAGGTCGCCGCCGGCAAGATAGCCCAGGCGAGCCTCCACGGCGCACGCATCCTGGAGGTCGACGGCAACTTCGATTCGTGTCTCGACATCGTCCAGGAACTGGCCGACCGCGGCGAGGCGTACCTGCTGAACTCGCTGAACCCGTTCCGCCTGGAGGGCCAGAAGACCATCGGCCTCGAGATACTCGAGGAGTTCTACGCCGACGAGGGACGGTTCCCGGACCGAATCGTCCTGCCGGTCGGCAACGCGGGCAACACCGCCGCTCTCTACAAGTGCTTCCGGGAGATGGTCGCCGGCGGCGACCTGGCGCCCGGCGACGTGCCGAAACTCACCGGCGTCCAGGCCGAGGGGGCGGCGCCGATGGTCGAGGCCATCGAGTCCGACGCCGACGGCATCGAGCGGTGGGACGACGTGGAGACGGTGGCGACCGCCATCCGCATCGGCAACCCCGTCAACGCGCCGAAGGCGCTGCCCGGCATCCGGGAGACGGGTGGGACCGCCGTCGCCGTCTCCGACGAGGAGATCACGGACGCCCAGCGCGCGCTGGCCGGCGAGGGCGTCGGCGTCGAACCTGCCTCGGCGGCCTCCATCGCCGGCCTCCGGAAACTCCGCGATTCGGGCGTCGTCGGGTCGGGCGAGGATGTGGTCTGTCTGACGACCGGCCACCTGCTGAAGGACCCCGACGCCGCGGCGGCGGCCGGCGGCGACCCCGAACCGGTGCCCAACGACACCGACGACGTGCTGGCGCACCTGGCCGGCGAGGACGTCTCCGGCGACGGCGACGGTGGGCTGTTCGCCCGGCTTCGCGGGCTGTTGTAGCCGAGAGCGTCATAGAACCGCTCACGGAGCTTGTTTGCACCCTCACTTCGGAGAGGTAGCCGAACGAACGTGACTGCGTATCGAGCGGTTCGGGAGACGTTTCGTTGGTCGACGACAACACGCCCGCGACTGCCTGCACCGGCAAAGACTGAAGGCCACTGCGATGGTATTTTACGCTATGTCGAAGCAGATGAACACCGTCATCTCGGGTGACGAGTCGGGTATTCACGACGAGCCCCATATCCGGGACCGGCGAATCACCGTGAGCCACATCCACGCGCTGGTCGAAGAGCGCGACCTCAGCGCCCAGACGGTAGCAGACCGCTTTGACCTCACTGCTTCGGACGTCTATCACGCACTGGCGTACTATCACGACCACCCCGAAGAGATGCGGGCGGTCGAGGAACGCCGTCGAGAGCTACACGAAGCCGCAAAAGAGGACCCGAAAATCGTCACCGGTCCCGACGATCTGCCGGAATCGTAGGTATGCGGGTGTCGTTTCTGCTTGACGAGAACATCGCGGCTCCGCTGGCCGACAAACTCGACAAAGCAGGCCACGATGTAGAGCGTGTCGTCGATGTGAACGAATTGGGCGAAGGCGTCGACGACACAACGATTCGTCTGTACGCCGTCCGAGAGGGCCGCCTCATCGTCACCAGCGACGACGACTTTGTGCAGATGCCGGCAGACTCTCACAGTGGCGTATTCTACGTCTCCGACCAGTCGCTCCCCGCGCACGAACTCTACCATATCATCCAGCGCGTTATCGAAAGGTTCCCGAGTCGAGAAGCGATGAATACAGTGACGTACATTACTACCGATTGGCTGTGATTCACGAGTGAAGCGAGTGGGATGTCAGTCCCCTATAACTCCCTACTCCTCGCCCGGATCGTCCGATTCGCCGTCGTCCCGCTCGTCGTCCCGCGTGCGCTCGTTCTCGCCGGGGCCGGGCCAGGTGACGCCGACGAGGAACTCGACGCCGGTCTTCTGTGCGGCCCGCGAGATCATGTGTGCGCCCGTCGGCACCGTCAAAAAGAGGAAGACGATGCCGATGAGCGACGCGAGGCCGGCGCCGCCGGGGCCGAACCGGACGAACCCGGCGAGAAAGACCGCGGCGGTCCCGAGCGTGGTCGGCTTGCTGGTGGCGTGCATCCGGTTGTAGACGTTCGGAAGCCGGAGCAGTCCGAGGGTGCCGACCGCGAGGAAGAACGTCCCGGACGCGACCAGCGCGACCACGGTCAGGTTCCGGACGGTCTCGACGAGCGCCGCGCTCACGGCTCGCCTCCCCCGAGATT
This genomic interval carries:
- the lysW gene encoding lysine biosynthesis protein LysW, translated to MTECPECGADLDLHDDLEVGEIVDCATCGAELEVVGEDPVDLDTAPELEEDWGE
- the lysX gene encoding lysine biosynthesis protein LysX, giving the protein MNVGILYSRIRRDEKLLLSELRDRGHEVTKIDVRKERFGVHEPPAAFDGVDIVVDRCLATSRSRYITRFVDAYDVPVVNDPETAAVCADKAHNSLVLAEEGIPTPATEVAFTKESALESIEEFGYPCVLKPVVGSWGRLMAKIDSRSAAEAILEHKETLGHYEHKVFYIQEFVEKPGRDIRVVATDGEPVAAMARSSEHWLTNAAQGAETEEIEVTPAMADLVERASDAVGGGLLGVDLMEVGGADSGEYTVHEVNHTVEFKALNEVTDVDVPAAVVDWLEATVQGVEVTA
- the argC gene encoding N-acetyl-gamma-glutamyl-phosphate reductase, whose translation is MKTASVVGASGFTGGELLRLLESHPEFEVVQATSRSYENKTVGSVHPNLRGMGLRFSDPGDLESVDVLFACTPHGVSMEHIDAYREAADTVVDLSADFRLDSEAQYEEYYDGHDRPELLADAEYALPELNRENLRGADIVASGGCNATAAILGLKPLFDDGILGGDERIVVDVKVGSSEGGAGGGEASSHPERSGVVRPYAPTGHRHEAEIEQFLGTSVSFTAHAVDMTRGASATCHVYPDSPVSKGDLWGAFRESYEDEPFVRLVAGGSGVYRYPEPKAVAGSNYAEVGFELDPGNRRVVVFSAIDNMMKGSAGQAVHAANVALGFEETAGLEFTGLHPVGAP
- a CDS encoding acetylglutamate/acetylaminoadipate kinase; this translates as MADGDPVVVKIGGARAVDPGGALADVAATVEEGIDVVVVHGGSTAVDDALERMGMEPEYVETPSGVVGRFTDAETMDVFKMAMAGLVNTDLVTGLRNEGCDAVGLSGVDGGLLTGSRKSAVRVVEDGKKKIRRGDHSGRIEDVNGELLETLLEDGYTPVASPPMLAEDGVAVNTDADRASAAVAAELGGTLVSLTDVAGVYRNPDDPATLIERVATPDEYEELQDAAEGFMGRKVMAAEEALAGGASEVVVADANADSPVRSALEGGGTHILPAALGGAE
- a CDS encoding aspartate aminotransferase family protein, whose product is MSGFVFSEKPIGIDRGEGVHLYDTNGDEYLDFGASYACAPVGHCHPEVVDATTAQIEKLLYVQASYPNAPRTALYEQLADLAPGDIDNVWLCNSGTEANEAALKFARHATGRSKIIATMQGFHGRTMGSLATTWKKQYKQGFEPLAGGVEFVPYGDSEAMREAVDEETAAVIVEPLQGEGGINPASTAYLRTVREATEAAGAAMILDEIQTGLGRTGTLWAADGHGVVPDVLTTAKGLGSGLPVGATLVREWIAEDAGNHGSTFSGGPVVSAAAGATLSVITREDLPSHAAAVGEYLVEQLRDALGESVREVRGEGLMVGVEVKRGANPILRDLAVEHGILALPAGRSVVRLLPPLTVEREHADEVVDALEAIVA
- a CDS encoding [LysW]-lysine hydrolase, with protein sequence MSETTDRLAADEEARALLETLVSIPSPTPEEDECAAALVAFFEDHGREVYRDEVGNVRAPADDSVLYTSHIDTVPGEIPVRVEDGEDGPVLWGRGSVDAKGPLAALAVAAVRTGVSFVGVVGEETTSRGARHLVDDREAPDAVVNGEPSGWDGITLGYRGILQGTYVATSESGHTSRPENNAIQDAIAWWSAVEERFAAEDYEPVFEQVTPKPVAVEGGVSEDGLAVETTMEVQLRVPPAHSTEEVRELADGELGAGTVNWTDAVEPTMQSPRTPVARAFRAAIREAGGDPRLLRKTGTADMNLYAGSWDCPMATYGPGDSALDHAPDERLALGELDRAVAVLEAVAEDLQ
- the argF gene encoding ornithine carbamoyltransferase; amino-acid sequence: MNFLTIDDLTAAELETVLSRAADYKNGETPKAMADGTLGMIFEKPSTRTRVSFETGATQLGGHAIFLGPDDVHLGHGEPIKDTARAVSRYVDVVMARLFDHADVVELGEYATVPVVNGLTDDAHPCQTLADLLTIRERFGGFDADVAWVGDGNNVCQSLVLGAAMVGLDLTVATPAEYAVDDEVLARAAELGDAPETTTDPEAAADGADVVYTDVWVSMGEESEREAKLDVFEAGGFRLDEELLDDQLVMHCLPAHRGEEITDAVLESDRAVVWDQAENRLHAQKALLTYLLEG
- a CDS encoding helix-turn-helix domain-containing protein, with amino-acid sequence MEADPDPSRFRDLMLDSEPGFEEVLRCVFGIQDHEARLYVELLEVPDSTVAELADRVDRDRSNVNRGLATLREKGLADRQRRLLDSGGHVYQYRATPPAEARELMHETLNEWAAYVHERIDEFPGQ
- a CDS encoding DUF7331 family protein encodes the protein MPAPLQDDGDSPETTSTRWAELHLESGEVVIYDTEEPTAWIQSSGAVSLEALV
- the thrC gene encoding threonine synthase, which codes for MAELTLPDAPTEPAVADDGVWLRCIECGHDHAPFESVRYTCQECDGLLEARYDTYPTFDDFEGSGVWRYDAALPFDSGVTLPEGDTPLHYVPRLEASVGVRNLRVKHEGMNPTGSFKDRGMTVGVRVAQELGVDRLACASTGNTSAALAAYGARAGLQTLVLLPEGKVAAGKIAQASLHGARILEVDGNFDSCLDIVQELADRGEAYLLNSLNPFRLEGQKTIGLEILEEFYADEGRFPDRIVLPVGNAGNTAALYKCFREMVAGGDLAPGDVPKLTGVQAEGAAPMVEAIESDADGIERWDDVETVATAIRIGNPVNAPKALPGIRETGGTAVAVSDEEITDAQRALAGEGVGVEPASAASIAGLRKLRDSGVVGSGEDVVCLTTGHLLKDPDAAAAAGGDPEPVPNDTDDVLAHLAGEDVSGDGDGGLFARLRGLL
- a CDS encoding DUF433 domain-containing protein, which encodes MSKQMNTVISGDESGIHDEPHIRDRRITVSHIHALVEERDLSAQTVADRFDLTASDVYHALAYYHDHPEEMRAVEERRRELHEAAKEDPKIVTGPDDLPES
- a CDS encoding DUF5615 family PIN-like protein, which produces MRVSFLLDENIAAPLADKLDKAGHDVERVVDVNELGEGVDDTTIRLYAVREGRLIVTSDDDFVQMPADSHSGVFYVSDQSLPAHELYHIIQRVIERFPSREAMNTVTYITTDWL
- the mnhG gene encoding monovalent cation/H(+) antiporter subunit G encodes the protein MSAALVETVRNLTVVALVASGTFFLAVGTLGLLRLPNVYNRMHATSKPTTLGTAAVFLAGFVRFGPGGAGLASLIGIVFLFLTVPTGAHMISRAAQKTGVEFLVGVTWPGPGENERTRDDERDDGESDDPGEE